From the genome of Halobellus litoreus, one region includes:
- a CDS encoding NPCBM/NEW2 domain-containing protein yields MRKRTTANGSSEESTRNEHSISRRDVLRGTSALGVAGMASSLTVGRAQAAPDETTFVSVPDMYNWDIANPQSGWEDAVDWFFDQLTSVEGAEFALSAGDIMDARWWSDKQQVKTRADEYWRGYKQRFENSNLPVYVAPGDHERGDNDWPDWKLDLVPTFEQKFVEIFDHPTNGPTGKEELAYYFVTDNALFVTVDTWELKNGEVHLSVTGDQLTWFENTLSNHQDKDFIVVQGHVPVISGVNTRNSSGLYLEGGRSSGFWQAMKRYGVDAYLCGEHHAITTDKVDGIWQIVHGSLWGTHTNLNYLVGTVGSDTLELELKEFDVSYGGGYIDHINRGDTNAPREEITISDSAKQNGPATIESITIDSAASDNPDSGGCPVTEIVPDLTDNGNDGTIEGTVSQVSAYDSNGLQFDGGYVTIPESPGIDVTDPPLTVECWVKPTDPKAGGNGYEPYVTKVGETGQYSLHRTSLANDANGQLEFAVSSEGEFYTPHSPVPDDWQGTWHHLAGVYDGSAVKLYVDGEEKDSVSLSSPLADTTSPVEIGRNFGNPTRKLTDGTIVDRVRIHRAGLAASELDQSDPTESENPVLWFDFESIETDATGAPTGDTYLSDLEAIDFTVGYTFEDFGRDEAVTGNPLQVDGQTYDKGIGTHATSEIRYCLDRNAARFKAKVGMDEKGGEFTGGTAGGDGVVFRVLGDGQILTEQGPVTHPEGAVSIDVDVSDVSVLTLVADGGGDTSYDHADWLQARVTTQTVLEAVAGPDGTVGFQEVQEAINMWARAEPVPGTGGETIDFQQIQKIVNQWATGATVGDGSEATSESLTSIIDAGGD; encoded by the coding sequence ATGAGGAAACGAACCACCGCGAACGGCTCTTCGGAGGAATCGACGCGGAACGAGCATAGCATCAGTCGGAGAGACGTGCTTCGCGGCACGTCGGCACTCGGCGTCGCCGGAATGGCGTCGAGTCTGACCGTGGGACGGGCCCAGGCGGCGCCCGACGAGACGACCTTCGTGAGCGTCCCGGATATGTACAACTGGGACATCGCCAACCCCCAGTCCGGCTGGGAGGACGCGGTCGACTGGTTCTTCGACCAGCTCACGTCGGTGGAGGGTGCCGAGTTCGCCCTCTCCGCTGGAGACATTATGGACGCCCGCTGGTGGTCCGATAAACAGCAGGTCAAGACGCGGGCAGACGAATACTGGCGTGGCTACAAACAGCGGTTCGAGAACAGCAATCTCCCGGTGTACGTCGCTCCTGGCGACCACGAGCGGGGCGACAACGACTGGCCCGACTGGAAACTGGACCTGGTCCCCACGTTCGAACAGAAGTTCGTGGAGATCTTCGATCACCCTACGAACGGTCCGACGGGAAAAGAGGAACTGGCCTACTACTTCGTTACGGACAACGCCCTGTTCGTCACGGTCGATACGTGGGAGCTGAAGAACGGAGAGGTGCACCTGAGCGTTACCGGCGACCAGCTCACCTGGTTCGAAAACACCCTCTCGAACCACCAGGACAAGGACTTCATCGTCGTTCAGGGCCACGTCCCGGTCATATCCGGCGTCAACACCCGGAATTCGAGCGGGCTATACCTGGAAGGTGGGCGGTCGTCCGGGTTCTGGCAGGCGATGAAGCGGTACGGAGTCGACGCCTACCTGTGTGGCGAACACCACGCCATCACCACCGACAAGGTCGACGGTATCTGGCAGATCGTTCACGGCTCCCTCTGGGGGACGCACACGAACCTGAACTACCTCGTGGGAACCGTGGGATCGGACACGCTCGAACTCGAACTCAAGGAGTTCGACGTGAGTTACGGCGGGGGGTACATCGACCACATCAATCGAGGTGATACGAATGCGCCCCGCGAGGAGATCACGATCTCCGACAGTGCCAAACAGAACGGTCCCGCCACAATCGAGTCAATCACGATCGACAGCGCTGCGTCCGACAACCCAGACAGCGGGGGTTGTCCGGTCACCGAAATCGTGCCCGACCTGACCGATAACGGCAACGACGGCACGATCGAAGGAACCGTCTCGCAGGTCTCCGCCTACGACAGCAACGGATTGCAGTTCGACGGCGGGTACGTTACCATCCCGGAGAGTCCCGGTATCGACGTGACAGATCCACCGCTCACGGTGGAGTGTTGGGTCAAGCCCACCGACCCGAAAGCCGGTGGGAACGGGTACGAGCCGTACGTTACGAAGGTTGGAGAAACGGGCCAGTACTCGCTCCACCGGACTTCTCTGGCGAACGACGCGAACGGTCAACTCGAGTTCGCGGTCAGCTCCGAGGGAGAATTCTATACGCCCCACTCGCCCGTGCCCGACGACTGGCAAGGAACCTGGCATCACCTCGCCGGTGTGTACGACGGCAGCGCGGTCAAACTCTACGTCGACGGGGAAGAGAAAGACAGCGTCTCGCTATCCAGTCCACTCGCGGATACGACGAGTCCGGTCGAAATCGGTCGTAACTTCGGGAACCCCACGCGAAAACTCACGGACGGGACGATCGTCGACCGGGTGCGAATCCACCGGGCAGGACTCGCGGCGAGCGAACTCGACCAGTCGGACCCCACCGAGAGTGAAAATCCCGTTCTGTGGTTCGACTTCGAGTCGATCGAAACCGACGCGACCGGTGCACCGACGGGTGACACGTACCTGAGTGATCTCGAGGCGATCGACTTCACTGTCGGCTACACCTTCGAGGATTTCGGCAGAGACGAGGCCGTCACAGGCAATCCGCTGCAAGTCGACGGCCAGACGTACGACAAAGGCATCGGGACGCACGCGACCTCGGAGATACGATACTGCCTGGATCGGAACGCCGCCCGATTCAAGGCGAAAGTCGGTATGGACGAGAAAGGCGGCGAGTTCACCGGCGGAACTGCAGGCGGGGACGGCGTCGTGTTCCGGGTGCTCGGTGACGGGCAGATTCTCACCGAGCAGGGCCCGGTGACCCATCCGGAAGGGGCCGTCTCCATCGACGTCGACGTTTCCGACGTCAGCGTGCTCACGCTCGTCGCCGACGGCGGTGGCGATACTTCCTACGACCACGCTGACTGGTTACAAGCGCGCGTCACGACCCAGACCGTTCTCGAGGCGGTCGCAGGGCCCGACGGAACGGTGGGCTTCCAGGAAGTCCAGGAAGCCATCAATATGTGGGCGAGAGCGGAGCCCGTACCGGGAACCGGCGGCGAGACGATCGACTTCCAGCAGATCCAAAAGATCGTCAATCAGTGGGCGACCGGTGCGACCGTCGGCGACGGCAGTGAAGCCACGTCGGAATCGTTGACGTCGATAATCGACGCGGGGGGTGACTGA
- a CDS encoding PKD domain-containing protein has protein sequence MAAEPGVSISQTATSGTTVAPGETITIEATIDYTDVNGPGINATVPDGWSVISHSDDGGTYGPPQPAWIWLAGGETGANGNHTVSYTVQVPTDASSGDYTFSAAGSAGNPAGGPLLESTDELTVTVQENQQPSASFSVTPSDPGAGQTVSFDAAGSSDPDGSIDSYSWDFGDGTAATGATPSHTYDSSGSYTATLTVTDDDGATATSQQTVSVSQANQGPTASVTLSPTDPEVGQTVSFDASGSSDPDGSIASYEWNFGDGTAATGATPSHAYDSTGTYQVNLTVTDDDGATATDTTEVTVEETEPTLDPSVSITQTASSSTSVQPGDTVSVETTIDYADVNGPAIDVTLPDGWSVTSHTDDGGAYGPPEPAWVWSPEGGATGATGSHTVSYTVQVPADTSPDDYTFAAEASGVAPGDQSFVNDTTDLTVTVQAPPNQSPTADAGSDQTVEEETAVTLDASGSSDPDGSIDSYAWSQSGGPAVSLSDTAAAQATFTAPNVDTETTLTFTVEVTDEDGETATDTIEVTVEPTAPTLNPSVSVAQTATSPTSVQPGDTVSVEATINYADVNAPAIDVTLPDGWSVASHSDDGGTYGPPQPAWVWGQQGSETGLTGINTVTYTVQVPADTSPGDYTFAAEASGVDPSDDSFTTDTTDLTVTVQAPVNQDPVASVSATPSDPEVGQTVSFDASESSDSDGSIASYSWDFGEGTTATGANPSHTYDSAGTYTVTLTVTDDDGATATATQQVTVSPAPNQAPSAGFTSSPSAPTVGQQVTLDASGSNDADGSIESYQWTIETPGTTGETTLLDTDFEADSLAAAGWTHGPADGTASAGVSDATSNSGSQSAFHQGGAGALVSPSVDATGSQSIEIDYWVQKGHDDFSENPDANDEEDLVVEFLASSGNWVEIGRIESTASPGAIVDESVVLSDAAALHDGLQVRFRQQGADATNGDYWHVDDVAITTTTEQNQDITMTGNTATFTPSTTGDYEVTLSVTDDDGATDSTSQTITVDESTPDDQSISQAVASLNDAGDDSVIGTQEIQQAIDLWVGNDPVPGTGGETISTPQIQQLIDSWVGDETVDSANGGENE, from the coding sequence GTGGCAGCAGAACCAGGCGTATCGATCTCCCAGACGGCCACGTCGGGAACGACGGTGGCCCCCGGAGAAACGATCACGATAGAAGCGACCATCGACTATACAGACGTCAACGGGCCCGGGATCAACGCCACAGTTCCCGACGGCTGGTCCGTCATCAGCCACAGCGACGACGGCGGCACGTACGGACCCCCACAGCCCGCGTGGATCTGGCTGGCTGGCGGCGAGACCGGTGCGAACGGGAATCACACTGTCTCGTACACGGTGCAGGTCCCCACTGACGCCTCGTCAGGTGACTACACGTTCTCTGCCGCCGGATCGGCCGGCAACCCCGCCGGCGGACCGCTTCTGGAGAGCACCGACGAACTGACCGTCACGGTCCAGGAGAACCAGCAGCCGAGTGCCTCGTTCTCGGTGACCCCGTCTGATCCGGGGGCCGGTCAGACAGTGAGTTTCGACGCCGCGGGATCGAGCGACCCTGACGGCTCGATCGACTCTTACAGTTGGGACTTCGGCGACGGGACGGCCGCGACTGGAGCCACGCCCTCGCACACCTACGATAGTAGCGGCAGCTACACCGCGACGCTCACCGTCACCGACGACGACGGTGCGACTGCGACGTCCCAACAGACGGTCTCGGTGTCCCAGGCGAATCAAGGACCCACAGCGTCGGTCACCCTATCGCCGACCGACCCAGAAGTCGGTCAGACGGTGAGCTTCGACGCCTCGGGATCGAGCGATCCAGACGGCTCGATCGCGAGCTACGAGTGGAACTTCGGCGACGGAACGGCCGCGACCGGGGCCACGCCCTCGCACGCCTACGACAGCACGGGCACCTACCAGGTGAACCTCACTGTCACTGACGACGACGGCGCGACCGCGACCGACACGACCGAGGTGACCGTCGAAGAGACCGAACCGACTCTGGATCCGAGCGTGTCGATCACCCAGACGGCGAGTTCGTCGACGTCGGTCCAGCCCGGCGACACGGTTTCCGTCGAGACAACAATCGACTACGCCGACGTCAACGGTCCCGCCATCGACGTCACGCTCCCCGACGGTTGGTCCGTCACGAGCCACACTGACGACGGCGGGGCGTACGGACCGCCAGAGCCCGCGTGGGTCTGGAGTCCAGAGGGCGGTGCGACCGGTGCGACCGGGAGTCACACCGTCTCCTACACAGTTCAAGTGCCCGCTGACACCTCCCCCGACGACTATACGTTCGCCGCCGAGGCCTCCGGCGTCGCCCCCGGCGATCAGTCGTTCGTGAACGACACGACCGACCTCACCGTCACGGTCCAGGCGCCGCCGAACCAGTCGCCGACGGCCGACGCCGGTAGCGACCAGACGGTCGAGGAGGAAACGGCAGTCACTCTCGACGCCTCGGGATCGAGCGATCCCGACGGCTCGATCGATTCTTACGCTTGGAGTCAGTCCGGTGGCCCGGCGGTCAGTCTCTCGGACACCGCCGCGGCCCAGGCGACGTTCACGGCTCCGAACGTCGACACCGAAACCACGCTCACGTTCACGGTCGAGGTGACTGACGAGGACGGTGAGACCGCGACCGACACGATCGAGGTGACTGTCGAACCGACCGCGCCGACTCTGAACCCGAGCGTCTCGGTCGCTCAGACGGCGACCTCGCCGACGTCGGTCCAGCCCGGTGACACGGTTTCCGTTGAGGCGACTATCAACTACGCCGACGTCAACGCCCCCGCTATCGACGTCACGCTCCCCGACGGCTGGTCCGTCGCCAGCCACAGTGACGACGGTGGCACCTACGGTCCCCCACAGCCCGCGTGGGTCTGGGGCCAACAGGGCTCGGAGACCGGTCTCACCGGCATCAACACCGTTACGTACACAGTGCAGGTGCCCGCTGACACCTCCCCCGGCGATTACACGTTCGCCGCCGAGGCATCTGGCGTCGACCCCAGCGACGATTCGTTCACGACTGATACGACCGACCTGACCGTTACCGTCCAGGCACCCGTCAATCAGGATCCGGTAGCGTCGGTCTCGGCGACACCGTCCGATCCCGAAGTCGGTCAGACGGTGAGCTTCGACGCCTCGGAGTCGAGCGACTCTGACGGGTCGATCGCTTCGTACTCGTGGGACTTCGGGGAGGGAACCACCGCGACCGGGGCCAACCCCTCGCACACCTACGACAGCGCAGGCACCTACACGGTGACGCTCACCGTCACCGACGACGACGGCGCGACCGCGACGGCGACCCAGCAGGTCACCGTCAGTCCAGCGCCTAACCAGGCCCCCTCGGCCGGGTTCACGTCGTCGCCGTCTGCTCCCACTGTCGGTCAACAAGTGACTCTCGACGCGTCCGGCTCGAACGATGCTGACGGCAGCATTGAGAGCTACCAGTGGACGATCGAGACGCCCGGCACGACGGGCGAGACCACCCTCCTCGACACCGACTTCGAGGCGGACTCGCTGGCGGCCGCTGGCTGGACTCACGGACCGGCCGACGGAACGGCGTCGGCCGGCGTAAGCGACGCCACGTCGAACTCGGGCAGTCAGTCGGCCTTCCACCAGGGCGGCGCCGGCGCGTTGGTTTCCCCATCGGTCGACGCCACGGGATCCCAGTCGATCGAAATCGACTACTGGGTCCAGAAGGGCCACGACGACTTCAGCGAGAACCCCGACGCGAACGACGAGGAAGACCTCGTCGTGGAGTTCCTGGCGTCCAGCGGCAACTGGGTCGAGATCGGGAGAATCGAATCGACGGCATCGCCCGGTGCGATCGTCGACGAGAGTGTCGTACTCTCGGACGCCGCTGCACTTCACGACGGCTTGCAGGTTCGCTTCCGCCAGCAAGGTGCTGACGCTACGAACGGCGACTACTGGCACGTTGACGACGTCGCGATCACCACGACTACCGAGCAAAATCAGGACATAACGATGACAGGAAATACGGCGACGTTCACTCCGTCGACGACTGGTGACTACGAGGTCACGCTCTCCGTCACCGACGACGACGGAGCGACGGATTCGACGTCGCAGACGATAACCGTTGACGAATCGACACCGGACGATCAATCGATCTCGCAGGCCGTTGCGAGTCTGAACGACGCCGGTGACGACTCCGTGATCGGTACCCAGGAGATCCAACAGGCGATCGATCTCTGGGTTGGGAACGATCCCGTCCCAGGTACCGGCGGCGAGACCATCTCGACTCCGCAGATTCAACAACTCATCGACAGTTGGGTCGGGGACGAGACTGTCGACTCCGCCAACGGAGGTGAAAACGAATGA
- a CDS encoding PKD domain-containing protein: protein MIDGTPRSRRFAAVVFALVVGLSVLSPAAAIPQPADAVGIEQTAGQSVVSPDQTVTIETTINASGYNAPALAVELPDGWSIQSQSAQGPATFKPSTNEWVWLTSGEYTVTYSVAVPSDEADGDYSITADGSAIDPSDDSFVDNGASTTITVQAQPTNQPPNADAGDDQTVDEGSTVTLDASGSDDPDGDSLSYSWSVTDDANTGVTLSDDSSETPSFTAPDVDGDQTLSFQVQVSDGETTDTDTVEVTVQDTDDGDQPPAAGVTVSQSAQAASVAPGETVTFDASISTTAANAPALDVTLPSGWSIQSQSADGPATFKPATNEWVWLSGGDYTVTYTVSVPSGATGGQYDVTADASAVDQATDEFVSDSTTTSVTVQAQPTNQPPSADFTVSPTEPEVGQTVTFDASASTDDGSITSYNWDFADGETASGESVTHTYDDADAYPVTLTVVDDDGAMDMNVQTVSVSEPTEPEPDQSTAVSLSPSDDLVAVNGTTTYDVVVENADGGVGAYSLALSVDDGEIATITDVSADEDAMSDVQVSADGSSASADVALLDTEQTGSVTVATVTVAGEADGEAEIGLEMSSLGTESGDAYDVTAENGATLTVSELVVGGAEQPAQDPDDDGVYEDVNGDGSVDVLDVQLLFAERNSDVVQNSPVAFDFNGDGEFDILDVQSLYYGEVA, encoded by the coding sequence ATGATCGACGGAACGCCACGCAGCAGGCGCTTCGCAGCGGTCGTGTTCGCGCTGGTGGTCGGACTGTCGGTTCTCTCACCGGCAGCCGCTATCCCACAGCCAGCCGACGCCGTCGGTATCGAGCAGACCGCGGGCCAGTCGGTGGTTTCACCGGATCAGACGGTCACGATCGAAACGACGATCAACGCCAGCGGCTACAACGCACCGGCGCTGGCGGTCGAACTCCCCGACGGGTGGTCGATCCAGAGTCAGTCGGCGCAGGGGCCAGCTACTTTCAAGCCCTCGACCAACGAGTGGGTCTGGCTGACTAGTGGCGAGTACACCGTCACCTACTCCGTAGCGGTCCCGTCCGACGAGGCCGACGGTGACTACAGCATCACCGCCGACGGCTCGGCGATCGACCCGTCCGACGACAGCTTCGTCGACAACGGTGCGTCGACGACGATCACCGTCCAAGCGCAACCGACCAACCAGCCGCCGAACGCAGACGCGGGCGACGACCAGACGGTCGACGAAGGGTCGACCGTGACGCTCGACGCCTCCGGATCCGACGATCCGGACGGCGACAGCCTGAGTTACTCCTGGAGCGTGACCGACGACGCGAATACGGGCGTGACGCTCTCCGACGACTCCTCGGAGACGCCCTCGTTCACCGCCCCCGACGTCGACGGCGACCAGACGCTCTCGTTCCAGGTCCAGGTCTCCGACGGCGAGACCACCGACACCGACACCGTCGAGGTTACAGTCCAGGATACCGACGACGGAGACCAACCGCCAGCGGCCGGCGTGACCGTTTCGCAGTCGGCTCAAGCGGCGTCGGTCGCGCCCGGTGAGACGGTGACGTTCGACGCGTCGATATCCACGACGGCCGCGAACGCGCCGGCGCTCGACGTGACGCTACCGTCGGGCTGGTCGATACAGAGCCAGTCCGCCGACGGTCCCGCCACGTTCAAGCCGGCTACCAACGAGTGGGTCTGGCTTTCGGGCGGTGACTACACTGTCACTTACACCGTGAGCGTGCCTTCCGGTGCGACCGGCGGGCAATACGACGTCACCGCCGACGCGTCGGCTGTAGACCAAGCCACCGACGAATTCGTCAGCGACTCGACGACGACGTCGGTCACCGTCCAGGCGCAGCCAACGAACCAGCCGCCGTCCGCCGATTTCACCGTGTCTCCGACCGAACCCGAAGTCGGCCAGACGGTGACGTTCGACGCGTCCGCTTCCACGGACGACGGTTCCATCACGTCCTACAACTGGGACTTCGCTGACGGTGAGACCGCCTCTGGCGAATCCGTCACCCACACGTACGACGACGCGGACGCCTACCCCGTAACCCTCACCGTCGTCGACGATGACGGTGCGATGGATATGAACGTCCAGACCGTCTCCGTCAGCGAACCGACGGAGCCCGAACCCGACCAGTCGACCGCGGTGTCGCTGTCGCCCAGCGACGACCTCGTCGCCGTGAACGGCACGACCACGTACGACGTGGTGGTCGAGAACGCCGACGGCGGCGTCGGCGCGTACAGTCTCGCCCTCTCCGTCGACGACGGCGAGATCGCCACCATCACGGACGTCTCGGCCGACGAGGACGCGATGTCTGACGTCCAGGTCTCCGCCGACGGCAGTTCGGCATCGGCCGACGTGGCGCTGCTCGACACCGAACAGACCGGTTCCGTCACCGTCGCGACCGTGACGGTCGCGGGCGAGGCGGACGGCGAGGCCGAGATCGGCCTCGAGATGTCCAGCCTCGGGACCGAGTCGGGTGACGCGTACGACGTCACGGCCGAGAACGGCGCGACGCTCACCGTCTCCGAGCTCGTCGTCGGCGGCGCCGAGCAGCCCGCGCAGGACCCCGACGACGACGGCGTCTACGAGGACGTGAACGGTGACGGCTCCGTCGACGTGCTCGACGTCCAACTGCTGTTCGCCGAGCGCAACAGCGACGTCGTCCAGAACTCGCCCGTCGCCTTCGACTTCAACGGCGACGGCGAGTTCGACATCCTGGACGTCCAGAGTCTCTACTACGGGGAGGTCGCCTGA
- a CDS encoding phosphopentomutase/phosphoglucosamine mutase encodes MELFGTAGIRGSARERVTPELALAVGRAVGADAVESAETGENASRRPVVVVGRDGRTTGPALAAAVEAGLESAGADVRRIGVVPTPALAYASRGRYGVMLTASHNPPTDNGIKVFVDGEEYDRGRERGVEAHVAAEGSPVAWDEWGIAETSDVLPAYRAAVLEYAKTHGADATGLDVAVDLGNGMGALGTPQVLRELGARVVTLNGQIDGHFPGRESKPTPETLADLREFVSEGDFAFGIGHDGDADRIVIVDDEGDVVHEDTVVAILAAHFVRASDAADPVVVTTPNASGRIDERVRDAGGRVERVRLGALHEGIAAARRDGGDVVFAAEPWKHIHPAHGGWIDGVASAAVLTRLVASEGLDGLRAPVTERPYRKVSLDCPDGRKADAMTQLETALPEAFPDASVETEYGVRLEFDDGSWTLVRPSGTEPYVRVYAEADDVDAFVASVTEVVAAAVEGDGH; translated from the coding sequence ATGGAACTCTTCGGGACCGCTGGAATCCGCGGGTCGGCGCGAGAACGGGTGACGCCGGAACTCGCGCTCGCCGTCGGGCGTGCGGTCGGCGCCGACGCGGTCGAGTCGGCCGAGACGGGAGAGAACGCCTCGCGGCGCCCGGTGGTGGTCGTCGGACGCGACGGACGAACCACGGGGCCGGCGCTCGCGGCGGCCGTGGAAGCCGGTCTCGAATCCGCCGGCGCGGACGTCCGCCGGATCGGCGTCGTGCCCACGCCGGCGCTCGCGTACGCCTCTCGGGGGCGTTACGGGGTGATGCTCACCGCCTCGCACAACCCGCCGACGGACAACGGAATCAAGGTCTTCGTCGACGGCGAGGAGTACGACCGGGGGCGCGAGCGGGGCGTCGAAGCCCACGTCGCGGCCGAGGGTTCGCCAGTCGCGTGGGACGAGTGGGGGATCGCGGAGACGAGCGACGTCCTCCCCGCCTACCGCGCGGCGGTCCTCGAGTACGCGAAGACGCACGGCGCGGACGCGACGGGGCTCGACGTCGCGGTCGACCTCGGCAACGGGATGGGGGCGCTCGGGACGCCGCAGGTCCTCCGCGAACTGGGCGCGCGGGTCGTCACCCTCAACGGACAGATCGACGGCCACTTCCCCGGCCGCGAGTCGAAGCCGACGCCCGAGACGCTGGCCGACCTCCGGGAGTTCGTCAGCGAGGGCGACTTCGCCTTCGGTATCGGTCACGACGGCGACGCGGACCGGATCGTGATCGTCGACGACGAGGGCGACGTCGTCCACGAGGACACCGTCGTCGCGATCCTGGCCGCCCACTTCGTCCGCGCGTCGGACGCGGCCGACCCGGTCGTCGTGACGACCCCGAACGCGTCCGGTCGGATCGACGAGCGAGTCCGCGATGCCGGCGGGCGCGTCGAGCGGGTGCGTCTCGGCGCGCTCCACGAGGGGATCGCCGCGGCGCGTCGCGACGGTGGCGACGTCGTCTTCGCCGCCGAACCGTGGAAGCACATCCACCCGGCCCACGGCGGGTGGATCGACGGGGTCGCCTCGGCGGCCGTCCTGACCCGACTCGTCGCGAGCGAGGGCCTCGACGGCCTCCGCGCGCCCGTCACCGAGCGACCGTACCGGAAGGTGAGCCTCGACTGCCCCGACGGCCGCAAGGCCGACGCGATGACACAGTTGGAGACGGCGTTGCCGGAGGCGTTCCCCGATGCCAGCGTCGAGACGGAGTACGGGGTCCGACTGGAGTTCGACGACGGGTCGTGGACGCTGGTCCGCCCCTCCGGAACGGAACCGTACGTCCGCGTGTACGCCGAGGCCGACGACGTCGATGCGTTCGTGGCGTCGGTCACCGAGGTCGTCGCCGCCGCAGTCGAGGGAGACGGCCACTGA
- a CDS encoding BMP family lipoprotein yields MDRRTFVKATGVAGIAGLAGCSGGPTGGTDTATDAPETGDGDSGGDSSGEETTTAEPTDDGPAANIGMVYATGGLGDGSFNDQAQQGALQAEEELGISFNEAQPDEVSQFSTFQQQFAGSTDPNYDLVCCIGFLQADALSDSAESYPEQNFMLVDSAVDAPNVNNYVFAEHEGSYLAGLMASLLTTQEFSAGAGSTAGDSTNVGFVGGVESDLIQKFEAGFVAGVQAGSDDVDVSTNYTGSFNDPAAGKEAATAMYNSGADIVYHAAGNTGTGVFQAAQEQEKFAIGVDRDQSITKPSYSDVILGSMVKRVDTAVYTSIQSVVEGNFEGGNTSELGLDQEGVALVYGDQLGSEIPQDVADQVATAREDIIAGDIDVPSSPQ; encoded by the coding sequence ATGGATAGACGTACATTCGTGAAGGCGACGGGCGTCGCGGGTATCGCGGGACTGGCAGGGTGTAGCGGCGGTCCGACCGGCGGCACCGACACCGCGACGGACGCCCCGGAAACCGGCGACGGTGACAGCGGCGGCGACTCAAGCGGCGAGGAGACGACGACCGCGGAACCGACCGACGACGGCCCGGCGGCCAACATCGGGATGGTCTACGCGACGGGTGGTCTCGGCGACGGGTCGTTCAACGACCAGGCCCAGCAGGGGGCGCTCCAGGCAGAGGAGGAACTGGGCATCTCGTTCAACGAGGCGCAGCCGGACGAGGTCTCACAGTTCAGCACGTTCCAGCAGCAGTTCGCGGGGTCGACGGACCCGAACTACGACCTGGTCTGTTGTATCGGGTTCCTTCAGGCCGACGCGCTTTCCGATTCCGCCGAGTCGTACCCCGAGCAGAACTTCATGCTCGTCGACTCGGCAGTCGACGCGCCGAACGTCAACAACTACGTGTTCGCCGAGCACGAGGGATCGTATCTCGCGGGTCTGATGGCGAGCCTCCTCACGACCCAGGAGTTCTCCGCCGGTGCGGGCTCGACCGCGGGCGATTCGACGAACGTCGGCTTCGTCGGCGGCGTCGAGTCGGACCTGATCCAGAAGTTCGAGGCCGGCTTCGTCGCGGGCGTCCAGGCCGGCAGCGACGACGTCGACGTCAGCACGAACTACACGGGGAGTTTCAACGACCCCGCGGCCGGGAAGGAGGCCGCGACGGCGATGTACAACAGCGGTGCCGACATCGTCTACCACGCCGCCGGGAACACCGGGACGGGCGTCTTCCAGGCCGCCCAGGAGCAGGAGAAGTTCGCGATCGGCGTCGACCGCGACCAGTCGATCACGAAGCCCTCCTACTCGGACGTCATCCTCGGCAGTATGGTCAAGCGCGTGGACACGGCCGTCTACACCTCGATCCAGTCCGTCGTCGAGGGCAACTTCGAGGGCGGCAACACCAGCGAACTCGGCCTCGACCAGGAGGGCGTCGCGCTGGTCTACGGCGACCAGCTCGGTTCCGAGATCCCGCAGGACGTCGCCGACCAGGTCGCGACCGCGCGAGAGGACATCATCGCGGGCGACATCGACGTGCCGTCGTCGCCGCAGTAA